A genomic segment from Fusarium keratoplasticum isolate Fu6.1 chromosome 10, whole genome shotgun sequence encodes:
- a CDS encoding Zn(2)-C6 fungal-type domain-containing protein has product MPGTPSSTGCEACRRQKKRCDKVQPKCGRCKRLSINCVGNGVKRWKFQSFGVEDQRLTPTPRRSPSNGKTRVASSLVHILGIEDIRYDLRAFGGKLIPDLPQQLGSSPALDACVSAMVALYRSRQYQQSKVDALSKYGEALAATRKSIQDPSEPVVTKMRTVSVMYICHSWLDRKHAEQHREMISHLFREAVEAGKAEDIEPEYFQGLTQLAVLANILNPRFELGPWFWNACKNTGTPRPVRYHQGAFLSLEPTTMAEAAIYIRSPRRYQYQLRCMYNLVQSEKARIRQLVTFATMATMMPKAPPMAMRVLSSYRFAWGLLLGLGSILNHVLRIFDHDLDLLTESHQYVDEAIVLTEQTAPSRPNGAAFTPDYLKMVWASITDSYRSAEIEAILLDYENDVEGAEYLEEALAMKRRLYRMARRETQFQVQTPPEVPMMGCMQDPLDDMRVHDIGAPSECVIL; this is encoded by the exons ATGCCCGGAACTCCCTCTAGCACGGGCTGCGAGGCCTGTAGGAGGCAGAAGAAACGG TGCGACAAAGTCCAACCAAAGTGCGGCCGATGCAAACGACTATCCATCAATTGTGTTGGGAATGGCGTCAAGCGATGGAAGTTTCAGTCTTTTGGAGTTGAGGATCAACGCCTGACTCCAACACCGAGACGGAGTCCCAGCAATGGCAAGACGAGAGTCGCATCGTCGCTCGTTCacatcctcggcatcgaaGACATTCGATACGATCTCCGCGCCTTTGGAGGCAAGCTCATCCCCGATCTTCCTCAACAACTGGGCTCCAGTCCAGCCCTCGATGCCTGCGTATCCGCCATGGTCGCACTATACAGATCTCGTCAATACCAACAATCCAAGGTGGATGCTCTGTCCAAGTACGGCGAAGCTCTGGCCGCGACTCGAAAGTCAATACAAGACCCTTCAGAACCTGTCGTCACAAAGATGCGCACAGTTTCTGTCATGTACATTTGCCAT TCTTGGCTGGACCGCAAACACGCTGAGCAGCATCGCGAAATGATATCACATCTATTCCGTGAAGCTGTTGAAGCTGGAAAAGCAGAGGATATTGAGCCAGAATACTTCCAGGGACTGACTCAATTAGCA GTTCTAGCAAACATTCTCAATCCAAGGTTCGAGTTGGGCCCATGGTTTTGGAATGCCTGTAAAAACACTGGCACTCCTCGTCCTGTCCGGTACCACCAAGGTGCATTTTTGAGTCTGGAGCCCACAACTATGGCAGAAGCGGCAATCTACATTCGCTCGCCGAGGCGTTACCAGTATCAGCTTCGGTGCATGTACAATCTTGTACAGTCCGAAAAGGCAAGAATCCGCCAGCTCGTCACATTTGCAACAATGGCCACCATGATGCCTAAAGCACCACCCATGGCTATGAGAGTCCTGTCCTCATACCGATTTGCGTGGGGGTTGCTCTTGGGTCTGGGATCCATTCTGAACCATGTTCTACGGATATTCGACCACGATCTAGATCTTCTTACCGAATCACATCAAtatgtcgacgaggccataGTGTTGACAGAGCAGACTGCTCCCAGCCGGCCCAACGGCGCTGCATTTACACCAGACTACCTCAAGATGGTCTGGGCGTCCATCACAGACTCTTACCGATCTGCCGAGATAGAGGCGATTCTACTCGACTATGAAAATGACGTAGAGGGCGCTGAGTATCTAGAAGAGGCTCTCGCCATGAAGAGGAGGCTCTACCGGATGGCAAGACGCGAGACACAATTTCAGGTGCAAACACCACCGGAAGTACCGATGATGGGATGCATGCAGGATCCATTGGATGATATGCGGGTGCATGATATTGGAGCGCCGAGCGAGTGTGTGATACTTTAG
- a CDS encoding Nudix hydrolase domain-containing protein has product MSSAIPIPRVGVSAIIYGPDSKMITGKRKGSHGAGTWQLPGGHLDYGESILVCAERETLEETGLKVKGVKVVAVTNDVFEKEEKHYITLFVLCEMEDKTAQPQVLEPQKCDGWYWKTWDDLKQLLPAVSQGEQGESLFLPLVNLLEQTDNLDTLRP; this is encoded by the exons ATGTCCTCAGCTATACCAATCCCCCGCGTTGGCGTGTCGGCCATCATTTATGGGCCTGACAGCAAGATGATTACAGGGAAGCGCAAGGGAAGCCATGGGGCGG GCACCTGGCAACTCCCTGGCGGCCATCTCGACTATGGTGAGAGCATCCTCGTGTGCGCTGAGCGCGAAACCCTCGAGGAGACAGGCCTCAAGGTCAAAGGCGTCAAGGTCGTCGCTGTGACAAACGACGTATTCGAAAAGGAGGAAAAGCACTACATCACCCTTTTCGTCCTCTGCGAGATGGAGGACAAGACGGCACAACCCCAG GTACTAGAGCCACAGAAGTGCGACGGATGGTACTGGAAGACATGGGACGACCTGAAGCAGCTTCTACCAGCCGTGTCGCAGGGAGAGCAGGGAGAGAGCCTGTTCCTGCCGCTGGTGAACCTGCTTGAGCAGACGGACAACTTGGATACCCTAAGACCATAA
- a CDS encoding Zn(2)-C6 fungal-type domain-containing protein → MPLTCHPHPIRSMPQAQTQGLTNISLKSTPQHHEIPSSLITITTVVARRADLSPPPTKPAPAAHKRRSQMTGPNKIVKRTGRDSRGVSRPSSGGALCKTCTPCRQKKVRCDGARPQCIECSTNNLACVYPHDARREPRPSRARVQSLEATIATMLDHMKAAGILTPEMQAAWTAELMDADHPSRASQDYTTHGLSRLASTAAIASPLPTPTASTAAQEMGASFLSSPPRSSVGPTDGETKPRLDSFNTILSRTNAPVDSTELAPAKLVPRPISNDGNGDGTGLSPSEARVAGVFHENGYVSAVHGLASIMNPTSRAQHRENINTMTRKGDDAISASKARLISNAALQRQREARMFRNPRDLMDLDGVDPELAKHLLDLHFNRQHYAYLISYRPAIMDSLASGGGPFANKLLLNAIFYSTSLYSDRLCLRADRDDPQTVGRRFYDRFRELLVDELDKPSIPSALALLLTSVSLVSQGRPSAGWSLSGTAHRMIIDLGCHLMLGPDYESTGGVTTERVLRRDLEQEMRKRLYWAAFTTDATQALYLGRPCMFASAQARVPLQLLDTFEELEEWEPYVDPKSPASAPPPYGRQPAHAVSTFSSLVRILQISTRINDLYGIQCVKYTTEYLLNKKESIEREFEKWQNSLPSHLRFDPDDTTTITPPPHQITPHTTFHALTILLHRAFLEEGHLRRHTDESSKRRGEEACIQSALMIQKLVRRYRESFTLRRAPFLLSYAVYSAVIVILRQERHERGQFTEPISFFWTCLSELQLGCNFGLKKPLSVLQDMVREFQTTLKESSSAGPEQGPQPAGLDESFFFPLAMTPSAPGLAPTTTASTGTYVPSDYIPHMDHFDPAFGTSPGLLDFLNDQEKDISQDALYGLFAPSQPFP, encoded by the exons ATGCCGCTCACCTGCCATCCACATCCGATTCGATCCATGCCCCAAGCCCAGACCCAGGGCTTGACTAACATTTCGCTCAAGTCAacgcctcaacaccacgagATTCCTTCcagcctcatcaccatcaccaccgtcgTCGCCCGCCGTGCTGACCTCTCCCCGCCCCCGACGAAGCCCGCGCCTGCGGCACACAAGAGGCGATCGCAAATGACGGGCCCAAACAAGATTGTGAAACGCACCGGACGAGACTCCAGGGGAGTTTCGCGCCCTTCGTCCGGTGGCGCTCTCTGCAAGACTTGCACGCCATGTCGCCAGAAGAAGGTTCGATGCGACGGCGCGCGACCCCAGTGCATCGAGTGCAGCACAAATAACCTTGCCTGCGTGTACCCTCACGATGCCCGACGTGAGCCCCGTCCCTCTCGTGCCCGTGTGCAGAGTCTGGAGGCGACCATCGCAACCATGCTCGACCACATGAAGGCTGCCGGAATCCTCACCCCCGAGATGCAGGCTGCGTGGACTGCCGAACTCATGGATGCCGATCATCCTTCCCGCGCATCTCAGGACTACACCACACATGGCCTGAGCCGTCTGGCTTCGACCGCCGCCATCGCGAGCCCTCTTCCGACCCCTACGGCCTCGACAGCGGCGCAAGAAATGGGCGCCAGTTtcctctcctcgccgccccGAAGCAGCGTTGGTCCGACCGACGGTGAGACCAAGCCGCGActcgacagcttcaacacTATCCTCTCGCGAACAAATGCACCCGTCGACTCGACTGAACTTGCTCCTGCAAAGTTGGTACCTCGCCCCATCAGCAACGACGGCAACGGCGATGGCACCGGCTTGTCGCCCAGTGAAGCCCGAGTCGCCGGTGTCTTCCACGAGAACGGTTACGTTTCTGCAGTCCACGGTCTCGCCAGTATCATGAACCCCACGTCCCGCGCCCAGCACCGAGAAAACATCAATACCATGACCCGCAAGGGCGACGATGCCATATCCGCCTCGAAAGCCCGCCTCATTAGCAATGCCGCGCTTCAACGACAACGAGAGGCGCGCATGTTCCGTAACCCACGAGACTTGATGGACCTGGACGGCGTGGATCCTGAGCTGGCAAAGCATCTTCTCGACCTGCACTTCAACCGACAGCACTACGCCTACCTTATCTCCTACCGACCTGCCATTATGGACAGTCTCGCCAGCGGCGGTGGACCTTTCGCAAATAAACTCCTCCTCAATGCCATCTTCTACTCGACCTCTCTCTACAGCGATCGCCTATGTCTTCGCGCAGACCGTGATGACCCCCAAACCGTCGGCAGACGCTTCTACGATCGATTCCGCGAACTCcttgttgacgagctggACAAACCAAGCATCCCTTCCGCCCTCGCTCTGCTCTTGACCAGTGTGTCGCTCGTGTCGCAGGGTAGACCGAGCGCCGGCTGGAGTTTGTCAGGAACTGCGCATCGCATGATTATCGACCTGGGTTGCCACCTGATGCTGGGTCCTGACTATGAGAGCACGGGCGGTGTCACCACTGAGCGAGTACTACGACGGGACCTGGAGCAGGAGATGCGCAAGCGTCTATACTGGGCCGCCTTCACCACCGATGCTACCCAGGCCCTGTACCTCGGACGCCCCTGCATGTTCGCCTCGGCGCAGGCCAGGGTGCCGCTCCAGCTGCTCGACacctttgaggagctcgaggagtgGGAGCCCTACGTCGATCCCAAGTCTCCGGCTTCGGCTCCACCTCCGTATGGACGTCAACCTGCCCACGCCGTGTCAACGTTTAGCAGTCTCGTCCGTATACTGCAGATCTCTACAAGGATCAATGACTTGTACGGCATCCAGTGTGTCAAGTACACGACCGAGTacctcctcaacaagaaggaaTCGATCGAGAGGGAGTTTGAGAAGTGGCAGAACAGCTTACCCAGCCACCTGCGATTCGACCCCGATGATACTACCACCATCACGCCTCCACCGCATCAAATCACCCCACA TACCACGTTCCATGCGCTCACCATCCTGCTACACCGCGCGTTCCTTGAGGAGGGTCACCTTAGGAGGCACACCGACGAGAGCTCCAAGCGACGCGGTGAGGAGGCATGCATCCAGAGTGCTCTGATGATCCAGAAGCTGGTCCGGCGATATCGGGAGTCGTTTACTCTCCGCCGCGCGCCATTCCTGCTGTCGTATGCTGTCTACTCGGCTGTCATTGTCATCCTTCGCCAAGAGCGTCACGAGAGAGGCCAATTCACCGagcccatctccttcttctggacATGCCTCAGCGAGCTGCAGCTTGGATGCAACTTTGGCCTCAAGAAGCCGCTCAGCGTCCTCCAAGATATGGTCCGTGAGTTCCAGACCACTCTGAAGGAGAGCAGTTCCGCAGGCCCGGAGCAGGGACCCCAGCCGGCAGGCCTTGAcgagagcttcttcttccctctgGCCATGACCCCTTCGGCTCCTGGTCTCGCGCCGACCACGACAGCATCGACGGGTACGTATGTTCCATCTGATTACATCCCTCATATGGACCATTTCGATCCCGCTTTTGGCACCTCGCCAGGACTGCTCGACTTTTTGAACGACCAAGAAAAGGACATTTCCCAGGACGCGCTGTATGGACTGTTTGCGCCCTCGCAGCCGTTCCCGTGA